Genomic DNA from Streptococcus uberis:
ATGGTTTGATTCAACCTAATAAAGGCGAAATCGTGATAGATGGCTACAGGCCATCAATTGACACAAAGAGAATTATTTCTTACTTACCCGATACTTCCTATTTGAGAGAAGAAATGAAAATTTCTGATATTGTAGAATTATTTTCTGATTTTTATGATGATTTTGATAAAGCAAAGGCTCATAGTTTATTTCGAGATTTACAGCTTGATTTAAATGATCGTTTAAAAAATCTTTCAAAAGGTAATAAAGAAAAAGTCCAGCTCATTCTAGTTATGAGTCGTAGGGCTAAACTTTATATTTTAGATGAACCTATTGGTGGTGTTGATCCTGCTGCTCGTGACTATATTTTGCGGACCATCATCAATAACTACTGTGAAGAAGCTTCTGTTCTTATCTCTACCCATTTAATTTCAGACATTGAACCTATTTTAGACGAAGTTATTTTTCTTAAAGATGGCAAAATCTCCCTTTCTGGCAATGTAGATGACTTAAGAGAAAGTCATGCAAGTTCTATTGATACATTGTTTAGATCAACTTATAAGGTATAGGAGGCTGTCATGTTTGGAAAATTATTAAAATACGAGTTTAAATCTATTGGAAAATGGTATTTCGCCTTAAATGGCGGTATTATCGCCATTGCTGCATTATTATCCTTTGTGATCAAGGTTCTTGCATCAGAAAATACGAGTGAAAGCTCTTTTAACTTCACATCACAGTTGATACCATTAACATTAATCTTAGTTTTTGGAGCTTTAATTGCTGGCTCACTTCTTGCTACACTCCTTATTATTATTAATCGTTTCAATAAAAACATTTTCGGTAGAGAAGGTTATTTAACCATGACCCTACCCGTTTCTGAACACCATTTGATTTTATCGAAGTTATTATCATCCTTTATTTGGAGCGTTTTTAACTTTCTCATCTTAGGAGTTGCTACTGCTATTTTAGTGTTACCACAGGTTCAAAAAAATCAGTTATCAACCATGTTAGCTGAAATTGGAAAAAGTGCCCCTCAATATTTCCATGTCATTATTTATGCATTTGTCTACTTTATCTTATCAACAATTGCAGGTATACTTTCAATTTATTTAGCTATTTCAGTTGGTCAACTTTTTAGCAATAGACGTGGTCTAAAAGCATTCGTTGCTTACTTTGCTATTCAAATTCTTTTAAGCATTATTTTTACCTTGGTAAATACCCATCTTTTAGGAATGGAT
This window encodes:
- a CDS encoding ABC transporter ATP-binding protein translates to MTHLLQLHHVTKSYKGKTVIDDLTLTIPSGKIIGLLGPNGSGKTTLIKLINGLIQPNKGEIVIDGYRPSIDTKRIISYLPDTSYLREEMKISDIVELFSDFYDDFDKAKAHSLFRDLQLDLNDRLKNLSKGNKEKVQLILVMSRRAKLYILDEPIGGVDPAARDYILRTIINNYCEEASVLISTHLISDIEPILDEVIFLKDGKISLSGNVDDLRESHASSIDTLFRSTYKV